Proteins from a single region of Chryseobacterium sp. W4I1:
- a CDS encoding adenylate kinase: MINIVLFGPPGSGKGTQAQNLIEKFNLKQISTGDLFRYNMKNDTELGKLAKSYIDKGELVPDQVTTDMLTDELRKPTDTNGFIFDGYPRTTAQTEALERIVKEELNDKIDICLSLIVEDKILIERLLKRGETSGRSDDSNVEIIENRIKEYYTKTAEVAELYKQQGKYVEVNGVGEIDEISQNLFAEVEKIK, encoded by the coding sequence ATGATAAACATTGTTCTGTTCGGCCCTCCAGGAAGTGGAAAAGGAACACAAGCTCAAAACCTGATCGAAAAATTCAATTTAAAACAGATTTCAACAGGTGATCTTTTCAGATACAATATGAAAAATGACACTGAGCTTGGAAAATTGGCTAAGTCTTATATTGATAAAGGAGAATTGGTTCCGGATCAGGTAACAACAGATATGCTTACCGACGAACTGAGAAAGCCTACCGATACCAACGGATTTATCTTTGACGGCTACCCAAGAACTACCGCACAGACGGAAGCTTTGGAAAGAATCGTAAAAGAAGAGCTGAATGATAAGATAGACATCTGCCTATCATTAATCGTAGAAGATAAAATTTTGATTGAAAGACTTCTGAAAAGAGGTGAAACCAGCGGAAGATCTGATGACAGCAATGTAGAGATCATCGAAAACAGAATTAAAGAATATTATACTAAAACAGCAGAAGTAGCCGAATTGTACAAGCAGCAGGGAAAATATGTTGAAGTAAACGGTGTGGGAGAAATTGATGAAATTTCTCAAAACCTTTTCGCTGAAGTAGAAAAAATAAAATAA
- a CDS encoding inorganic phosphate transporter, whose protein sequence is MEFPILLTVIIALALIFDYINGFHDAANSIATIVSTKVLTPFQAVLWAALWNFAAFFLAAYVIGEFRIGNTIAKTVNENFITLEVIFSGLLAAIAWNLLTWWFGIPSSSSHTLIGGFLGAALMHAFMLDYHDVVAAQPDLGLFDTLKQAFLQLTTQSVVKFDKVIPIFLFIFMAPIIGMVISIIITLIIVHIYKRSNPYKADKSFKRLQLVSSALFSVGHGLNDAQKVMGIIGAALIYYHVEMLHDPVYLNIPSAGRFDYFAQHYLWVPLVSFLAIGLGTMSGGWKIIKTMGTKITKVTPLEGVSAETAGAITLFITDQLSIPVSTTHTITGSIIGVGLTKRISAVRWGITVSLLWAWVLTIPISAIVAAITYLAVTFLT, encoded by the coding sequence ATGGAATTTCCGATTTTACTTACGGTTATTATTGCTTTGGCTTTAATTTTCGATTATATTAATGGTTTTCATGATGCGGCCAACTCTATTGCGACGATTGTTTCTACAAAAGTTTTAACACCTTTCCAGGCCGTACTTTGGGCTGCTCTCTGGAATTTTGCTGCGTTCTTTTTAGCCGCCTATGTGATAGGTGAATTCAGGATAGGAAATACTATTGCTAAAACAGTTAATGAAAATTTTATTACCCTTGAGGTTATATTTTCAGGACTTCTGGCAGCAATTGCCTGGAACCTTTTAACTTGGTGGTTTGGTATTCCGTCTTCATCTTCTCATACCCTGATTGGAGGGTTTTTAGGAGCTGCTCTGATGCATGCTTTTATGCTGGATTACCATGATGTAGTGGCAGCACAGCCGGATTTGGGATTATTTGACACATTAAAACAGGCTTTTCTTCAACTCACGACTCAAAGTGTAGTGAAATTTGATAAAGTAATTCCTATTTTCCTGTTCATTTTTATGGCCCCGATCATAGGAATGGTTATATCTATCATTATTACATTAATAATTGTTCACATCTATAAAAGATCAAACCCGTACAAAGCAGACAAATCTTTTAAAAGATTACAGCTTGTATCTTCAGCACTTTTCAGTGTAGGACACGGTCTGAATGATGCTCAGAAAGTAATGGGGATTATTGGTGCGGCCCTGATCTATTATCATGTGGAAATGCTGCATGATCCTGTGTACCTAAATATACCTTCAGCAGGCCGTTTTGACTACTTCGCACAGCATTATCTTTGGGTTCCTCTAGTATCATTCCTTGCAATTGGTTTAGGAACTATGAGTGGTGGTTGGAAGATCATCAAAACCATGGGGACAAAGATTACAAAAGTAACTCCGTTAGAAGGAGTAAGTGCTGAAACAGCAGGAGCGATCACGCTTTTCATTACAGACCAGCTTAGTATTCCTGTATCTACAACCCATACGATTACAGGTTCTATCATTGGGGTAGGATTAACGAAAAGAATTTCCGCCGTGAGATGGGGAATTACTGTAAGTCTTCTTTGGGCTTGGGTATTAACGATTCCTATTTCAGCAATTGTTGCGGCTATTACTTATCTGGCAGTAACATTTCTAACTTAA
- the obgE gene encoding GTPase ObgE, whose translation MSNFVDYVKIHCKSGHGGAGSAHLRREKYIPKGGPDGGDGGRGGHVIMRGNAQEWTLLPLRYTRHIKAERGENGAKSQLTGADGADIYIDVPIGTIAKNEEGEIIGEILEDKQEITLMQGGKGGKGNEHFKSSTNQTPRYAQPGMDGEEGFVVFELKILADVGLVGFPNAGKSTLLASVSAAKPKIANYAFTTLTPNLGIVDYRNYKSFVMADIPGIIEGAAEGKGLGHRFLRHIERNSILLFLIPADSEDHFQEFKILENELTEYNPELLDKDFIVSVSKSDLLDDELKKEISAEFPENRQPLFFSGVTGEGLVELKDAIWKKLHG comes from the coding sequence ATGTCTAACTTTGTAGATTACGTAAAGATCCATTGTAAAAGCGGACACGGAGGTGCAGGTTCTGCCCACCTTCGCCGTGAAAAATATATTCCTAAAGGGGGTCCTGACGGAGGTGACGGAGGCCGAGGAGGGCACGTCATCATGAGAGGAAATGCCCAGGAATGGACTTTACTACCCCTTCGATATACCCGTCACATAAAAGCAGAGCGTGGTGAAAACGGAGCAAAAAGCCAGCTGACCGGTGCTGACGGTGCTGATATTTATATCGATGTTCCAATTGGAACTATTGCTAAAAATGAAGAGGGAGAAATTATCGGTGAAATTCTTGAAGACAAGCAGGAAATCACTCTGATGCAAGGAGGAAAGGGAGGAAAAGGAAATGAGCATTTCAAATCTTCTACCAATCAGACTCCTAGATATGCACAGCCAGGAATGGACGGTGAGGAAGGCTTTGTTGTTTTTGAACTTAAAATTTTGGCCGATGTCGGTTTGGTTGGTTTTCCAAATGCCGGAAAATCCACCCTTCTAGCTTCCGTATCTGCTGCAAAACCTAAGATTGCCAATTATGCATTTACGACTTTGACTCCTAACTTGGGTATCGTAGATTACAGAAATTACAAATCATTTGTAATGGCTGATATCCCCGGCATCATTGAAGGTGCAGCGGAAGGAAAAGGTTTAGGACATAGATTCTTAAGACATATTGAAAGAAATTCCATCCTTTTATTCTTAATTCCGGCCGATTCTGAAGATCATTTCCAGGAGTTTAAAATTCTTGAAAATGAATTAACGGAATACAATCCTGAACTATTGGATAAAGATTTTATCGTTTCGGTTTCAAAATCTGACCTTTTGGATGATGAGCTAAAGAAAGAGATCTCTGCTGAGTTCCCTGAAAACAGACAGCCATTATTTTTCTCCGGAGTTACTGGAGAAGGCCTGGTAGAACTGAAAGATGCAATCTGGAAAAAACTTCACGGATAA
- a CDS encoding DUF4269 domain-containing protein yields MIDFTKLDYLKSGNERQKRAYEVLQKYQVFEKLKSYSPVLAGTIPLEIDIEGSDLDIICEVDLEFREDFLDDISFSRLIPSDVDVKVENVIINEEKSIVLNFMLEEFPIEIFGQNRSPVQQNAYRHMMAEYRILQEKGEDFKHRIIELKRQGIKTEPAFGLLMELKNPYEDLLKF; encoded by the coding sequence ATGATTGATTTCACAAAACTTGATTATTTGAAATCCGGCAATGAAAGGCAGAAAAGAGCATATGAAGTTCTTCAGAAATACCAGGTCTTTGAAAAACTAAAGTCCTATTCTCCGGTTTTGGCAGGAACTATTCCTCTTGAAATTGATATTGAAGGCAGCGATCTGGATATTATCTGTGAAGTGGATCTGGAATTTAGAGAAGATTTTCTGGATGATATTAGCTTTAGCCGTTTGATACCTTCAGATGTTGACGTAAAAGTTGAGAATGTCATCATTAACGAAGAAAAAAGTATCGTTCTAAATTTTATGCTGGAAGAATTCCCCATAGAGATTTTCGGACAGAATAGGTCACCAGTTCAACAGAATGCTTACCGACATATGATGGCAGAGTACAGAATATTACAGGAAAAAGGAGAAGATTTTAAACATAGAATAATAGAACTGAAAAGACAGGGAATCAAAACAGAACCGGCTTTCGGATTGCTGATGGAACTGAAAAATCCTTATGAAGACCTATTAAAATTTTAA
- a CDS encoding DEAD/DEAH box helicase, translating to MNFTDLNLIEPIAKAIEEQGYTNPTPIQERSIPEILKGSDFLGCAQTGTGKTAAFAIPILQNLSKTKTKNNHIKALILTPTRELAIQIEENINAYGKYLPLKQLVIFGGVKQGNQENALRRGIDILVATPGRLLDFIAQGIISLKNIEIFVLDEADRMLDMGFVHDVKRVIKLLPPRRQTLFFSATMPSEIQKLADSILNNPVKVEVTPVSSTAETIKQSVYFVDKENKLDLLSHILENDIADSVLVFSRTKHGADKIARKLQKDNISAEAIHGNKSQNARQNALNNFKSGKTRILVATDIAARGIDIDELKYVINFELSDVSETYVHRIGRTGRAGAEGSSISFVDGLDLLNLRNTEKLIGKKIPIIKDHPFHTDNLVAQKRDSNNKPASGGGDRRPARSPKPQGNGSKPAGSTPTGFKKPKNKNFTRKK from the coding sequence TTGAATTTTACAGACCTAAACTTAATAGAACCTATTGCAAAAGCAATTGAGGAACAGGGTTATACAAATCCCACGCCCATTCAGGAGAGATCTATCCCTGAAATCTTAAAAGGAAGCGACTTTTTAGGATGCGCACAGACAGGAACAGGAAAAACAGCGGCGTTTGCTATTCCTATCCTTCAGAATTTATCAAAAACAAAGACCAAAAATAATCATATAAAAGCCCTGATCTTAACGCCGACAAGAGAACTTGCCATTCAGATCGAGGAAAATATCAACGCATACGGAAAATATCTTCCATTAAAACAACTCGTTATTTTCGGAGGAGTAAAGCAGGGAAATCAGGAGAACGCCTTAAGAAGAGGTATTGATATCCTGGTAGCAACTCCTGGAAGACTTCTGGATTTTATCGCTCAGGGTATTATCAGCCTAAAAAACATTGAAATCTTTGTTCTTGACGAAGCAGACAGAATGCTTGACATGGGCTTTGTGCATGATGTAAAAAGAGTGATTAAACTTCTTCCACCGAGAAGACAGACGCTGTTCTTTTCAGCAACCATGCCTTCTGAAATCCAGAAACTGGCAGATTCTATATTAAATAATCCTGTAAAGGTAGAAGTTACTCCGGTTTCTTCCACAGCAGAAACGATCAAGCAGTCGGTTTATTTTGTAGACAAAGAAAATAAACTGGATCTTCTTTCTCATATTTTAGAGAATGATATCGCTGATTCTGTACTGGTATTTTCCAGAACGAAACACGGTGCTGATAAGATTGCAAGAAAACTACAGAAAGATAATATTTCAGCAGAAGCCATTCACGGAAATAAATCTCAAAATGCAAGACAGAATGCATTAAATAATTTTAAGTCCGGAAAAACAAGGATTCTGGTTGCTACAGACATCGCTGCAAGAGGTATTGATATTGATGAATTGAAGTATGTGATCAATTTCGAGCTTTCTGACGTTTCGGAAACCTACGTTCACAGAATCGGAAGAACAGGAAGAGCAGGAGCTGAAGGATCATCTATCTCTTTTGTAGACGGACTTGATCTTTTAAACTTAAGAAATACGGAGAAGCTCATTGGAAAGAAAATTCCTATTATAAAGGACCACCCTTTCCATACAGATAATCTGGTTGCCCAGAAAAGGGATTCTAACAATAAACCTGCTTCGGGAGGTGGCGACAGGAGACCTGCAAGATCTCCAAAACCTCAGGGTAACGGCAGTAAGCCTGCAGGCAGTACTCCTACGGGATTCAAAAAGCCTAAGAATAAAAATTTCACAAGGAAAAAATAA
- a CDS encoding ABC-F family ATP-binding cassette domain-containing protein: MLFLQHITFGFPAGNLLFNSINLTIPSHAKSALVGNNGTGKSTLLKLIAGEIKPLEGNITVKGDLYYVPQMFGNFDHCTIAECLKVDQKLNALQKITNGEVNEEYFEVLNDDWEIEERCQNALQYWKLDNVDLNQKLESLSGGQKTKVFLAGIQINGPEIILLDEPTNHLDLEGRNLLYDLIEKTNATVVIVSHDRSLLNIVDTIFELSNQGISTYGGNYDFYSEQKAIENEALSNDIHSKERALKKAKEKERETLERKQKLDARGKQKQEKSGVARIMMNTLRNNAEKNTSKLKGIHEEKISGISGDLRDLRSSLKNSEQMKVNFNDSNLHSGKILISAEEINFKYGSENLWDKNISLEILSGERISLKGSNGSGKTTLIQLLLGNLNPSEGKITKAEFNTIYLDQEYSLIGQEVTVYDFAQQFNDSAMPESEVKTLLARFLFGKETWDKKCSVLSGGERLRLLLCGLSISNKAPDMIILDEPTNNLDLQNVEILTNSIRDYHGTLVVISHDESFLQEVKAKREIVLD, from the coding sequence ATGCTTTTTCTACAACATATTACTTTTGGGTTTCCAGCAGGAAACCTGCTATTTAATTCTATCAACTTAACGATACCATCTCACGCCAAATCAGCTTTAGTGGGAAACAATGGTACTGGAAAATCCACACTGCTGAAGCTCATTGCCGGGGAAATAAAACCCTTGGAAGGAAATATTACCGTCAAAGGTGATCTATATTATGTTCCCCAGATGTTTGGCAACTTTGATCACTGTACGATTGCAGAATGTCTCAAGGTAGATCAAAAACTGAATGCGCTTCAAAAGATCACCAATGGAGAAGTAAACGAAGAGTATTTTGAAGTTTTAAATGATGACTGGGAGATTGAAGAACGCTGCCAGAATGCTTTACAGTACTGGAAACTTGACAATGTAGACCTTAATCAAAAACTGGAAAGTTTAAGCGGGGGGCAAAAAACAAAAGTTTTTCTGGCTGGAATTCAGATCAATGGGCCTGAAATTATTTTACTGGACGAGCCTACGAATCATCTAGATCTGGAAGGAAGAAACCTTTTATATGATCTTATTGAAAAAACAAATGCAACCGTTGTCATCGTCAGCCACGACAGAAGTCTGCTGAATATTGTAGATACAATATTTGAACTCAGTAACCAGGGAATTTCTACTTACGGCGGAAATTATGATTTCTATTCTGAGCAGAAAGCAATTGAAAATGAAGCTCTCAGCAACGATATTCATTCTAAAGAACGTGCATTGAAAAAGGCAAAGGAAAAAGAGCGGGAAACATTAGAAAGAAAACAAAAACTGGACGCAAGAGGAAAGCAGAAGCAGGAAAAGTCCGGTGTGGCGAGGATTATGATGAACACACTCAGAAATAATGCCGAGAAAAATACATCGAAGCTGAAAGGGATTCATGAAGAAAAAATCAGTGGTATTTCCGGTGATCTTCGGGATCTACGCTCTTCTTTGAAAAATTCAGAGCAGATGAAGGTAAATTTCAATGATTCGAATCTGCATTCAGGAAAGATCCTGATCTCTGCTGAGGAAATTAATTTCAAATACGGAAGTGAAAACCTGTGGGATAAAAATATCAGCCTGGAGATCCTGAGTGGAGAAAGAATTTCACTTAAAGGCTCTAACGGTTCCGGAAAGACAACGCTGATACAACTCTTATTAGGAAATTTAAATCCGTCTGAAGGAAAGATTACGAAAGCAGAATTTAATACGATCTACTTGGATCAGGAATATTCTCTGATCGGTCAGGAAGTGACTGTCTATGATTTTGCCCAGCAGTTCAATGACAGTGCGATGCCGGAATCTGAAGTCAAAACTTTACTGGCCAGATTTCTATTCGGAAAAGAAACGTGGGATAAAAAATGTAGTGTATTAAGCGGAGGAGAACGATTGAGACTGCTTTTGTGCGGACTTTCTATAAGCAATAAAGCTCCTGATATGATTATCCTGGATGAGCCGACGAATAATTTAGATCTGCAGAATGTAGAAATTCTTACCAATTCTATTAGGGATTATCATGGAACTCTGGTCGTGATTTCCCATGATGAAAGTTTTCTTCAAGAAGTTAAAGCGAAGAGGGAGATTGTTTTGGATTAG
- a CDS encoding TatD family hydrolase — MIDTHTHLYAEEFDEDRKEAIQRAVDKGITKFYLPAIDSESHGKMLQLEAEYPGQIISMMGLHPCYVKPESWEKELEIVKNYLDERDFPAIGEIGIDLYWDKTTLDIQVKAFEQQIDWAIEKDLPIVIHTRESFDETFEVLERKKHPKLRGIFHCFSGDLEQAKHAIDLNFLLGIGGVVTFKNGKIDQFLHEIPLDKIVLETDSPYLAPVPHRGKRNESSYLDLVAGKLVNIFGKDFSEIDRITTENAMRIFGK; from the coding sequence ATGATTGATACACATACCCATTTATACGCAGAAGAGTTTGATGAAGACCGAAAAGAGGCGATACAAAGAGCAGTTGATAAAGGAATTACAAAATTTTATCTTCCTGCCATAGATTCAGAATCCCACGGCAAAATGCTTCAGCTGGAGGCAGAATATCCCGGACAAATTATTTCTATGATGGGACTTCATCCATGCTACGTAAAACCTGAATCCTGGGAAAAAGAACTTGAAATCGTGAAAAATTATCTCGATGAAAGAGATTTCCCTGCGATAGGAGAGATCGGGATTGATCTTTACTGGGATAAAACGACATTAGATATTCAGGTAAAAGCTTTTGAACAGCAGATCGACTGGGCTATCGAAAAAGATCTTCCTATTGTTATTCATACAAGAGAAAGCTTTGATGAAACATTTGAAGTTCTGGAAAGAAAAAAACACCCCAAACTTCGCGGTATTTTCCATTGTTTTTCCGGAGATCTGGAACAGGCTAAACATGCGATTGATCTCAATTTTTTATTGGGAATTGGAGGTGTGGTAACGTTTAAAAATGGGAAAATAGACCAGTTTCTGCACGAAATTCCGTTGGATAAGATTGTTCTGGAAACGGATTCTCCTTACCTGGCTCCGGTTCCTCACAGAGGTAAAAGAAATGAAAGCTCATATCTGGACCTGGTAGCGGGGAAACTAGTGAATATCTTTGGAAAAGACTTTTCTGAAATTGACAGGATTACTACGGAAAATGCAATGAGGATTTTTGGAAAATAA
- a CDS encoding phosphoribosyltransferase produces MESIKVHDKTFVPYLKDAEIQEIVKETALKIYEDYKDEVPVFIGVLNGVIMFFSDLLKYYPGECEIAFIQMSSYAGTESTGIVYQKMELTKDVKDRHIILVEDIVDTGNTVESLFKYFTETQRPKSVKLASFLLKPDVYKKDFKLDYIGKEIPNKFVLGYGLDYDEIGRNLANLYQLEEGQINH; encoded by the coding sequence ATGGAAAGCATTAAAGTTCACGACAAAACTTTCGTTCCTTATCTGAAGGACGCCGAAATTCAGGAAATTGTAAAAGAAACAGCTTTAAAGATTTATGAAGACTATAAGGACGAGGTTCCGGTTTTCATCGGTGTTCTGAACGGAGTGATCATGTTCTTCTCAGATCTTCTGAAATACTATCCGGGTGAGTGCGAAATTGCTTTCATCCAAATGAGTTCTTATGCAGGAACTGAATCTACAGGGATTGTTTACCAGAAAATGGAACTGACTAAAGACGTAAAAGACCGTCACATCATTCTTGTGGAAGACATCGTGGATACAGGGAATACAGTTGAAAGTCTATTCAAATATTTCACAGAAACCCAGCGTCCGAAATCTGTAAAACTGGCTTCATTCTTATTAAAGCCTGATGTTTACAAAAAAGATTTCAAGCTGGACTATATCGGAAAAGAGATTCCGAATAAGTTTGTCCTTGGTTATGGACTTGATTATGATGAAATAGGAAGAAACCTTGCCAATCTTTATCAGTTGGAAGAGGGACAGATCAACCACTAA
- a CDS encoding GSCFA domain-containing protein: MKFRTEVDIPISEKKINIEDKIFSIGSCFASEMTDLLGLGQLQTVNNPFGTIFNPFSISNAVKRLHDSEFYTEDELITFNEEFISLDHHSSFDRRFIHQALNKINAGIEEGNRFLQETNWVIITYGTSFIYEFIPKKKLAANCHKIPQKFFEKRLLSHQELTDSIYNTVLNLKDICRDDVQILFTVSPVRHTKDGMIENQLSKSKLITAVHEALLQLENCYYLPVYEILMDDLRDYRFYKEDMIHPTSQAVSYIFDKFGEAYFSDETKSFIKENFKINKALEHRTEDEKDPKYIEFRQKLNERIELQREKVRHKIFLND, translated from the coding sequence ATGAAATTCAGAACTGAAGTAGACATTCCAATATCGGAAAAAAAGATCAATATTGAAGATAAAATATTTTCAATAGGATCTTGTTTTGCTTCGGAAATGACCGATCTGCTGGGTCTGGGACAGCTGCAGACGGTGAATAATCCTTTCGGAACTATTTTTAATCCTTTTTCGATCAGCAATGCCGTTAAAAGACTTCATGATTCTGAGTTTTACACAGAAGATGAACTGATCACTTTTAATGAGGAATTTATCTCGCTGGATCATCACAGCAGCTTTGACAGGAGGTTTATCCATCAAGCTCTGAATAAGATCAATGCCGGAATAGAAGAAGGAAACAGGTTCCTGCAGGAGACTAACTGGGTGATTATTACCTATGGAACTTCTTTTATTTATGAATTTATTCCAAAGAAAAAACTGGCTGCGAACTGCCATAAAATCCCGCAGAAGTTTTTTGAAAAAAGACTGCTCTCCCACCAGGAGCTTACAGACTCTATTTACAATACGGTTTTGAACCTGAAAGATATCTGTCGTGATGATGTACAGATCCTGTTTACTGTTTCTCCGGTACGTCATACGAAGGATGGAATGATAGAAAATCAACTGAGCAAATCCAAACTGATCACAGCCGTGCATGAAGCTCTTTTACAGCTGGAAAACTGTTATTATCTGCCTGTTTATGAAATCCTGATGGATGATCTCCGTGATTACCGTTTTTATAAAGAAGATATGATACATCCGACTTCACAGGCTGTCAGTTATATTTTTGATAAGTTCGGGGAGGCCTATTTTTCAGATGAGACAAAAAGTTTCATCAAAGAAAATTTCAAGATCAATAAAGCACTGGAACATAGAACGGAAGACGAAAAAGATCCAAAGTATATTGAGTTTAGACAAAAATTAAACGAAAGAATTGAACTTCAAAGGGAAAAAGTGAGGCATAAAATATTCTTAAATGATTGA
- a CDS encoding polyprenyl synthetase family protein: MEFLDRYQQIVADAINKYTFKDKPAELYDPMNYIISHGGKRLRPIMVLMACDLFGGDLKQAIKPALAIEFFHNFTLIHDDIMDEAPLRRNKPTIHTLHGINVGILSGDGLMLKAYKFFEDLEPEIFKACIRIFTHTGLLLCEGQQYDINFETQEDVTYDDYIRMITYKTGVLSASSFEIGALIARANFKDAKAIFNFGKHIGIAFQIMDDYLDVFGDQAQFGKKHAGDIYENKKTILYLLAREHATDEERRELDHWYGKKTDNIDKVYGVEKIFRRTKVDEKALRLIQKHNEIGQSYLEKINIPEDKKKPFAELANYLLRRES, encoded by the coding sequence ATGGAATTTTTAGACAGATACCAGCAGATCGTTGCTGACGCCATCAATAAGTATACTTTTAAAGACAAACCGGCAGAACTCTATGACCCGATGAATTATATCATTTCTCATGGTGGGAAACGTCTTCGTCCTATTATGGTGCTGATGGCCTGTGACCTGTTTGGCGGAGATCTTAAGCAGGCTATAAAACCTGCTCTGGCGATCGAATTTTTCCACAATTTTACCCTTATCCATGATGATATTATGGATGAAGCACCTTTGAGAAGAAATAAGCCTACTATCCATACCCTTCACGGGATCAATGTTGGTATCCTTTCCGGAGACGGACTGATGCTGAAAGCGTATAAGTTTTTTGAAGACCTGGAGCCTGAAATTTTCAAGGCTTGTATCAGGATATTTACCCATACCGGACTGCTTCTGTGTGAAGGACAACAGTACGATATCAATTTTGAAACTCAGGAAGATGTGACCTATGATGACTATATCAGAATGATTACTTATAAAACGGGTGTTCTGAGCGCATCTTCATTTGAAATAGGAGCGTTGATTGCAAGAGCCAATTTTAAAGATGCCAAAGCTATTTTCAATTTCGGAAAACATATCGGTATTGCTTTCCAGATCATGGATGATTACCTGGATGTATTCGGAGATCAGGCACAATTCGGGAAAAAGCATGCCGGAGATATTTATGAAAACAAAAAAACCATTCTTTATCTTTTAGCGAGAGAACATGCTACGGACGAAGAAAGAAGAGAACTGGACCACTGGTACGGTAAAAAGACCGATAATATTGATAAAGTATACGGTGTTGAAAAGATCTTCAGAAGAACAAAAGTTGATGAGAAAGCATTACGTCTGATCCAAAAACACAATGAGATCGGACAGAGCTATCTTGAAAAGATCAATATCCCGGAAGATAAGAAAAAACCTTTCGCTGAACTGGCAAATTATCTGTTAAGAAGAGAAAGCTAA
- a CDS encoding DUF6438 domain-containing protein, translated as MKFILSLCAFIFLFSCTTQKVASKYTKIEYQAGACFGSCPIFTMTINPDRTAVLEAEHFNFSKNFSKGEFSQPREGTFKATIKESDYNKLIMLLNGLDVKNLKDKYGTRNITDLSTSYLRINFTDGTSKNVEDYGKRGSEKLREVYLFIEDLRHNQEWTKVK; from the coding sequence ATGAAATTTATACTAAGTCTTTGTGCATTTATATTCTTATTTTCATGCACTACACAAAAAGTTGCTTCAAAATATACTAAAATTGAATACCAGGCCGGTGCATGTTTTGGATCCTGCCCTATTTTCACAATGACCATCAATCCGGACAGAACTGCTGTTCTGGAAGCTGAGCATTTCAATTTTTCAAAGAATTTTTCCAAAGGTGAATTTTCGCAGCCTCGTGAGGGAACTTTTAAAGCCACTATTAAAGAATCGGATTATAATAAACTAATCATGCTTTTGAACGGCCTTGATGTTAAAAACCTGAAAGACAAGTACGGTACAAGGAATATCACAGATCTTTCAACGTCTTATCTGAGAATTAATTTCACAGACGGAACTTCTAAAAATGTAGAGGATTATGGCAAGAGAGGAAGTGAAAAACTAAGGGAAGTTTACCTGTTCATTGAAGACCTGAGACATAATCAGGAGTGGACAAAAGTAAAATAA
- a CDS encoding DUF47 domain-containing protein: MGIGNIFHAFQPKDKIFFVLFEKVTENLVAMSEDFNNGIKDFDLNDDTMLKRMSDYEHKNDELTHEIFIELGKNFITPFDREDIHTLATGLDDIADYIYASTKYIFLYKSPEMKAYSDFSLLIHKACLEIQNAMKNLKGFKNMDQVKEACIKVNSIENIADDLLSNSMVDLFETNDAINIIKVSSVLNYLEIVTDKAEDVANTIENIMIKYA; the protein is encoded by the coding sequence ATGGGAATTGGTAATATTTTCCACGCTTTTCAACCGAAGGATAAAATTTTCTTTGTACTTTTTGAAAAAGTAACTGAAAACTTAGTTGCAATGTCTGAAGACTTTAACAACGGTATCAAGGATTTCGATCTTAACGATGATACAATGTTAAAAAGAATGAGTGACTATGAGCACAAAAATGATGAACTGACGCATGAGATCTTCATTGAATTAGGAAAAAACTTCATTACACCGTTCGACCGTGAAGATATCCACACACTGGCTACTGGCCTGGACGATATCGCAGATTATATCTACGCTTCCACAAAATACATTTTCTTATACAAATCGCCTGAAATGAAGGCTTATTCTGATTTCTCACTTCTGATCCACAAAGCATGTCTTGAGATCCAAAATGCGATGAAAAATCTTAAAGGCTTCAAGAATATGGATCAGGTGAAAGAAGCTTGTATTAAAGTAAACTCTATTGAAAACATTGCAGATGACCTGCTTTCCAATTCAATGGTAGATCTTTTTGAAACCAATGATGCTATTAATATCATCAAAGTTTCATCTGTACTTAATTATCTTGAAATAGTAACTGACAAAGCAGAAGATGTTGCCAACACGATTGAGAACATCATGATTAAATACGCTTAA